A genomic stretch from Chitinophaga lutea includes:
- a CDS encoding YqjF family protein: MPSKFLTADWRNLLMANFETDPSLLKPYVPRGTELDDWNGRHYVSLVGFLFANTRVKGIAVPFHKTFEEVNLRFYVRYKHPEGWRRGVVFVRELVPLPMITFVANTLYGEKYATCNMRHSWEPQPAARLKVRYEWESGRGWNHLEAIADKTPVTIAEGTKEHFITEHYWGYTQLDAHRTSEYQVTHPSWRVHPVHDFSYQCDTAGIYGEQFVSTLDQSPASVFLAEGSGIAVMKGMKIRHR; this comes from the coding sequence ATGCCTTCAAAATTTCTGACGGCCGACTGGCGGAACCTGCTGATGGCCAACTTTGAAACGGACCCTTCCCTGCTGAAACCGTATGTGCCGCGCGGCACGGAGCTCGACGACTGGAACGGCAGACATTACGTGAGCCTCGTCGGTTTCCTCTTCGCCAACACCAGGGTAAAAGGCATTGCCGTGCCCTTTCATAAAACGTTCGAAGAAGTGAACCTCCGTTTCTATGTGCGCTACAAACACCCGGAAGGCTGGCGGCGCGGGGTGGTATTTGTCAGGGAGCTGGTGCCCCTGCCGATGATCACCTTCGTGGCCAATACGCTCTACGGGGAAAAATACGCCACCTGCAACATGCGCCACAGCTGGGAACCGCAGCCCGCCGCACGCCTGAAAGTGCGCTATGAATGGGAATCCGGGCGCGGGTGGAACCACCTGGAAGCCATTGCAGACAAAACGCCGGTGACCATCGCCGAAGGCACCAAAGAACATTTTATCACGGAGCATTACTGGGGGTATACCCAGCTCGATGCGCACCGCACGTCGGAATACCAGGTAACGCACCCCAGCTGGCGCGTGCACCCGGTACACGATTTTTCGTACCAGTGCGATACCGCCGGCATTTACGGGGAACAATTCGTAAGCACGCTCGACCAGTCGCCTGCTTCGGTATTCCTGGCGGAAGGCTCCGGTATTGCGGTGATGAAAGGGATGAAGATCCGGCATCGATAA
- the rmuC gene encoding DNA recombination protein RmuC, whose protein sequence is MSWTLLSGLIIGLFAGSLGSYLFLRKYYIPLHQAQKDRLDLEAALAQRLTRQQVQDEYVLREMYDNTLYTLQEKDKQLEAQHTEIRSLDSRLSATSKESELLRQQLAELGQDLRKIHEANREEFRNLAADILKEKSRDFVETNKTAMDHILAPLKTDIGQFRKTIEDTRKEDIQDITSLKKEIESLHRLNSQLSEDAQRLAGALKSDVKVQGNWGEDRLRLILESEGLQQYIDYTREEVHRDTEADRNRRPDFILKLPDGKHLVIDSKVSLNAYVAYFNASEPEEKKGHLRQLVKNINEHIDELSGRNYHSLGSLNTPDFVFLFMHFESALTLALNESPDIFTRALKKKIVLITPSTLVATFKIVRLLWQHENRTRNVEEIFRQCGLLYDKFALFLEEMQSLGNNLKQATNAYDDAMNRLKDGKRKGDTIIGRFETIRNLDARTNKNLPKEIITEMDILFPDDDIKLVNGKDA, encoded by the coding sequence ATGAGTTGGACCCTCCTATCCGGACTGATCATCGGGCTGTTCGCGGGCAGCCTGGGCAGCTATCTCTTCCTCCGGAAATATTACATACCACTACATCAGGCACAAAAAGACAGGCTCGACCTGGAAGCCGCACTGGCGCAGCGTTTGACACGTCAGCAGGTGCAGGATGAGTATGTGCTCCGCGAGATGTACGACAATACGCTGTACACCCTGCAGGAAAAAGACAAACAGCTCGAGGCGCAGCACACCGAGATCAGGAGCCTCGACAGCCGGCTTTCCGCCACCAGCAAAGAAAGCGAGCTGCTGCGGCAGCAACTGGCGGAACTGGGGCAGGACCTCCGGAAGATACACGAGGCCAACCGCGAAGAATTCAGAAACCTCGCCGCCGATATCCTCAAAGAAAAGAGCCGCGACTTCGTGGAAACCAACAAAACCGCCATGGACCACATCCTGGCGCCGCTGAAAACAGACATCGGCCAGTTCAGGAAGACGATTGAAGACACCCGCAAAGAAGACATACAGGACATCACTTCCCTCAAAAAGGAAATCGAATCGCTCCACCGGCTCAACAGCCAGCTGAGCGAAGACGCGCAGCGCCTCGCCGGCGCCCTTAAATCCGACGTGAAGGTGCAGGGCAACTGGGGCGAAGACCGCCTCCGCCTCATCCTCGAATCCGAAGGGCTGCAGCAGTACATCGATTACACGCGCGAGGAAGTGCACCGCGACACCGAAGCCGACCGCAACCGCCGTCCCGATTTTATCCTGAAACTGCCCGACGGCAAACACCTCGTGATCGACAGCAAGGTGTCGCTGAACGCCTATGTGGCTTATTTTAACGCCAGCGAACCGGAAGAAAAGAAAGGGCACCTGCGCCAGCTCGTCAAAAACATCAACGAACATATCGACGAGCTTTCCGGGCGTAACTATCATTCGCTCGGCAGCCTGAACACGCCCGATTTCGTGTTCCTGTTCATGCATTTCGAATCCGCGCTCACGCTGGCACTGAACGAAAGCCCCGATATATTTACCCGGGCGCTGAAGAAAAAGATCGTGCTCATTACACCCTCCACGCTCGTGGCCACTTTCAAGATCGTGCGCCTGCTGTGGCAGCACGAAAACAGAACGCGCAACGTGGAAGAAATATTCCGGCAATGCGGGTTGCTGTACGATAAATTCGCGCTCTTCCTCGAAGAGATGCAAAGCCTCGGCAACAACCTGAAGCAAGCCACCAACGCCTACGACGATGCCATGAACCGGCTGAAAGACGGGAAACGGAAAGGCGATACGATCATCGGGCGTTTTGAGACCATCCGCAACCTGGATGCCCGCACGAACAAAAACCTCCCGAAGGAAATTATCACGGAAATGGATATCCTGTTTCCGGACGACGATATAAAACTGGTAAACGGAAAAGACGCATAA
- the nagB gene encoding glucosamine-6-phosphate deaminase, with protein MTINHQEIELIDSFEQISVEIHPTAKDGSKAVAQEIAALIREKQAAKEPAVLGLATGSTPKYLYAELVRLHKEEGLSFKNVVTFNLDEYYPIEPDALQSYNRFMKEHLFNHIDIPEGNYHIPDGTVPKEQIKAYAEAYERKIDEAGGIDIQILGIGNNGHIGFNEPGANVNSHTRLVTLDNSTRLANAYEFSNMSAVPRLAVTMGINTIMKAKKVVLLAWGQHKAKIVCRSVEGNSTDQVPASLLQQHRNCKFVVDEQAALELTRYKEPWLTGDCEWTPKLIRKAVTGLALKLNKPILMLTDKDYNNNGLNDLIVQYGSAYELNIKEFNGIRDTITGWPGGKPGADLPNHPERSTPARKRALIFSPHPDDDIISMGGTFIRLHEQGHDVHVAYQTSGNIAVTDEFLLRFIDFAVGFEGMFDIDRSKSSQILEDAKAFIQIKKPSQKDTPEIRAIKGLIRRCEAKATCRYVGVGDDHAHFQNLPFYETGLVEKKPMGPEDVQLTVDLLRQLKPQQIFCAGDLADPHGTHKVCLDIIFAALEIVKNDDWAKDCWVWLYKGAWQEWDIHEIEMAVPMSPDQIMQKRLGIFIHQSQKDVVPFQGTDAREFWQRAEERNANTADLYDRLGLQKYAAMEAFVRYHFM; from the coding sequence GACAGTTTCGAGCAGATTTCCGTGGAAATCCACCCTACAGCCAAGGATGGCTCAAAGGCAGTTGCGCAGGAGATAGCCGCACTTATTCGCGAAAAACAGGCCGCCAAAGAACCGGCCGTGCTGGGCCTGGCCACAGGTTCCACTCCCAAATACCTCTACGCCGAACTGGTGCGCCTGCACAAGGAAGAAGGGCTGAGCTTCAAAAACGTGGTTACTTTTAACCTGGACGAGTATTACCCCATTGAACCGGATGCTTTACAGAGCTACAACCGCTTCATGAAAGAACATTTATTCAATCATATCGACATCCCAGAAGGCAATTACCATATTCCCGACGGAACGGTGCCGAAAGAGCAGATCAAAGCCTACGCCGAAGCGTACGAGCGCAAGATCGACGAAGCGGGCGGTATCGACATCCAGATACTGGGCATCGGCAACAACGGCCACATCGGCTTCAACGAGCCGGGCGCCAACGTGAACTCACATACCCGCCTGGTGACGCTGGACAATTCCACCCGCCTCGCCAACGCATACGAATTTTCCAACATGAGTGCGGTGCCCCGCCTGGCAGTGACTATGGGCATCAACACCATCATGAAAGCCAAAAAGGTGGTATTGCTCGCCTGGGGCCAGCACAAAGCCAAAATCGTGTGCCGTTCCGTGGAAGGCAACAGCACCGATCAGGTACCCGCTTCCCTGCTGCAACAGCACCGTAACTGCAAGTTCGTGGTAGACGAACAGGCCGCCCTGGAGCTCACCCGCTATAAAGAGCCCTGGCTCACCGGCGACTGCGAATGGACGCCCAAACTCATCCGTAAAGCCGTTACCGGCCTGGCACTGAAGCTGAACAAGCCCATCCTGATGCTGACGGATAAAGACTACAACAACAACGGTCTCAACGACCTGATCGTTCAATACGGCTCCGCATACGAGCTCAACATCAAGGAATTCAACGGCATCCGCGATACCATCACCGGCTGGCCCGGCGGTAAACCCGGTGCGGACCTCCCCAACCATCCGGAGCGTTCCACACCGGCCCGCAAACGCGCGCTGATCTTCTCCCCCCACCCGGACGATGATATCATCTCCATGGGCGGCACCTTCATCCGCCTGCACGAGCAGGGCCACGATGTGCACGTAGCGTACCAGACTTCCGGCAACATCGCCGTGACCGACGAGTTCCTGCTGCGTTTCATCGACTTCGCCGTAGGTTTCGAAGGAATGTTCGACATCGACCGCAGCAAAAGCTCCCAGATCCTCGAAGATGCGAAAGCATTCATCCAGATCAAAAAGCCGAGCCAGAAAGACACACCGGAAATCCGCGCCATCAAAGGCCTCATCCGCCGTTGCGAAGCAAAAGCCACCTGCCGCTACGTTGGCGTGGGCGACGATCATGCACACTTCCAGAACCTGCCGTTCTATGAAACCGGCCTGGTAGAGAAAAAGCCCATGGGCCCCGAAGACGTGCAGCTGACCGTAGACCTGCTCCGCCAGCTGAAGCCCCAGCAGATCTTCTGCGCGGGCGACCTCGCAGACCCGCATGGCACCCACAAGGTGTGTCTCGATATCATCTTCGCCGCGCTCGAAATAGTGAAAAACGACGACTGGGCGAAAGATTGCTGGGTTTGGCTCTACAAGGGCGCATGGCAGGAATGGGACATCCACGAGATCGAAATGGCCGTGCCGATGAGCCCCGACCAGATCATGCAGAAACGCCTCGGCATCTTCATCCACCAGAGCCAGAAAGACGTAGTGCCTTTCCAGGGTACCGACGCCCGCGAGTTCTGGCAGCGCGCCGAAGAAAGGAACGCCAACACCGCCGACCTCTACGACCGCCTCGGTCTGCAGAAGTACGCCGCCATGGAGGCATTCGTACGCTACCACTTCATGTAA